In a genomic window of Candidatus Thiothrix sulfatifontis:
- a CDS encoding DNA recombination protein RmuC, translated as MADLMESASFQLGAFIDDNIVVVTALIMFALGALLAHFVYSVPLRQAQREVERLQLLRQTEEQINEERLRMLDDAQDRLHHTFASLSQRALRDNNTQFLQLAHETLGRFQVESRTDLEQRQLSIQHLVDPIRDALAKTEAQIQQIEKDRLTSFGVLSQQIRGMMHDQTALRDATGRLASALRTPGIRGQWGELSLRRIAELSGMIEHCDFVEQAQRSNGERTIRPDMVIRMPDAREMIVDAKAPMDAYLDAVNADNEDSRKRHLQRHARHVRDHVKVLAGKRYWEQFEQSPDFVVLFIPGEQFLGAALEQDKTLLHDSLNDKVILATPSTLVALLRAVAFGWKQTVLAENASKVRDLGEELHKRLTVFLDHLERLGRNLGSSVDTYNKALGSLERSVLPGVRKLSELGISSGRTVTEPVPIEAVPRHPYIKDTETDVETD; from the coding sequence GTGGCTGACTTGATGGAGAGTGCTTCGTTTCAATTAGGCGCGTTCATTGATGACAATATTGTGGTGGTTACGGCGCTGATTATGTTTGCGCTGGGGGCATTGCTGGCACATTTTGTTTACAGTGTCCCGTTACGGCAGGCACAACGTGAAGTAGAGCGCCTACAACTTTTGCGGCAAACCGAAGAGCAAATCAATGAGGAACGCTTGCGAATGTTGGATGATGCGCAAGACCGCTTGCATCATACCTTCGCCTCGTTGTCGCAGCGAGCGTTGCGCGATAACAATACCCAGTTTCTGCAATTGGCGCACGAAACGCTGGGGCGGTTTCAGGTGGAATCGCGTACCGATTTGGAACAACGCCAGTTGTCGATTCAGCATTTGGTTGATCCGATTCGGGATGCATTGGCAAAAACCGAGGCACAAATTCAGCAGATTGAAAAAGATCGGCTCACAAGTTTCGGGGTTTTGAGTCAGCAAATTCGCGGCATGATGCACGATCAAACTGCCTTGCGCGATGCAACCGGGCGTTTAGCATCGGCGTTGCGTACTCCTGGTATTCGTGGGCAATGGGGTGAATTGAGTTTACGGCGGATTGCTGAACTCTCCGGCATGATTGAACACTGCGATTTCGTCGAACAAGCCCAGCGCAGCAATGGGGAACGCACGATCCGCCCGGATATGGTGATCCGAATGCCCGATGCGCGGGAAATGATCGTCGATGCGAAAGCGCCGATGGATGCTTACCTTGATGCGGTCAACGCGGATAACGAAGACAGTCGCAAGCGGCATTTGCAACGCCATGCCCGCCATGTGCGCGATCACGTCAAAGTGCTGGCAGGTAAACGTTACTGGGAACAGTTTGAGCAATCGCCGGATTTTGTCGTGCTATTCATCCCCGGCGAACAATTTTTGGGGGCGGCGTTAGAGCAAGATAAAACCCTGTTGCACGATTCCCTGAATGACAAAGTGATTCTGGCGACACCGAGTACGCTGGTGGCGTTGTTACGAGCGGTGGCGTTTGGTTGGAAACAAACGGTATTAGCTGAAAATGCCAGCAAGGTACGCGATTTGGGGGAGGAATTACACAAACGCCTCACGGTTTTCCTTGACCATCTGGAGCGTTTGGGGCGTAATCTCGGCAGCAGCGTGGATACCTACAACAAGGCGCTAGGTTCGCTGGAACGCAGTGTGTTGCCGGGCGTGCGTAAATTGTCGGAGTTGGGAATTTCATCGGGGCGCACGGTGACGGAACCTGTGCCAATTGAAGCTGTGCCACGCCATCCGTATATCAAGGATACTGAAACTGATGTTGAAACCGATTAA
- the gph gene encoding phosphoglycolate phosphatase (PGP is an essential enzyme in the glycolate salvage pathway in higher organisms (photorespiration in plants). Phosphoglycolate results from the oxidase activity of RubisCO in the Calvin cycle when concentrations of carbon dioxide are low relative to oxygen. This enzyme is a member of the Haloacid Dehalogenase (HAD) superfamily of aspartate-nucleophile hydrolase enzymes (PF00702).), translating to MPITVVSPIKCVLFDLDGTLLDTAPDLLAALNAVLSAEGREHFTLAQARHTVSHGSIGMLELAFGTAQSAADLQRRREIFLDYYQTNISCHSCLFDAMPDVLETLEAGGIPWGIVTNKPEYLTFPLLTALNLHTRPACIIGGDTLSVAKPHPEPLLLAAHRCGIPPAQCLYVGDAERDIVAGRDAGMQTLIAEWGYLNVNNEHCAWPANGSLAHPAELLAWLT from the coding sequence ATGCCAATAACTGTTGTTTCACCGATAAAGTGCGTACTGTTCGATCTGGATGGTACCTTGCTGGATACCGCACCCGATTTATTGGCTGCGTTAAACGCGGTACTGAGCGCTGAAGGGCGCGAACATTTTACCCTTGCGCAAGCACGGCATACCGTTTCCCATGGCAGCATTGGCATGTTGGAATTGGCGTTTGGAACGGCACAAAGTGCTGCTGATTTACAACGCCGTCGTGAGATATTTCTCGATTATTATCAAACCAATATCAGTTGCCATTCGTGTTTGTTTGACGCCATGCCTGACGTATTGGAAACCTTGGAAGCAGGCGGAATTCCGTGGGGCATTGTGACTAACAAGCCGGAATACTTGACGTTTCCTTTATTAACAGCCTTGAATTTACACACTCGGCCCGCGTGCATTATTGGTGGCGATACTTTGTCCGTGGCTAAGCCGCACCCTGAACCGCTGTTGTTAGCCGCGCACCGTTGCGGCATTCCGCCCGCGCAATGCTTGTACGTGGGCGATGCAGAACGCGACATTGTGGCGGGGCGCGATGCGGGGATGCAAACCCTGATTGCCGAATGGGGTTACTTGAACGTGAATAACGAGCATTGTGCGTGGCCTGCGAATGGTAGTCTTGCACATCCGGCCGAATTGTTGGCGTGGCTGACTTGA
- the minE gene encoding cell division topological specificity factor MinE — MAWFNYFTQTKQTSAKVAKERLQIVIAHERIDRNGPEYLPQLRRDIMEVIRKYVLITEDQVTVQFEKGTDFDVLELNIALPERDH; from the coding sequence ATGGCATGGTTTAATTATTTTACACAAACAAAACAGACCAGTGCCAAGGTTGCCAAAGAGCGCTTGCAAATTGTGATCGCACACGAGCGCATTGACCGCAATGGCCCGGAATATTTGCCGCAATTACGCCGCGACATTATGGAAGTGATTCGGAAATACGTGTTGATTACCGAAGATCAAGTCACCGTTCAATTCGAGAAAGGGACTGATTTCGATGTGCTGGAGTTAAATATCGCTCTACCTGAGCGCGACCACTGA
- the minD gene encoding septum site-determining protein MinD — protein MSRIVVVTSGKGGVGKTTTSAAFATGLAMHGYKTAVIDFDVGLRNLDLIMGCERRVVYDFVNVINGEASLNQALIRDKHVENLYVLPASQTRDKDALTAEGVGKVMDELHTLGFDFIVCDSPAGIERGAHMAMYYADDAVVVTNPEVSSVRDSDRILGLLQSKTHRAERGESVREHLLITRYSPTRVQAGEMLGMEDILEILAVPLIGVIPESASVLQASNSGNPVILDKTSDAGQAYEDFVRRFLGEMVPHRFLEVEKKGFFKKLFG, from the coding sequence TTGAGCAGAATAGTTGTCGTTACCTCAGGTAAAGGCGGAGTTGGCAAAACCACAACCAGTGCAGCATTTGCGACCGGGCTTGCCATGCACGGTTACAAGACCGCTGTGATCGATTTCGATGTCGGGTTGCGCAATCTTGACCTGATTATGGGGTGTGAGCGCCGCGTGGTATACGATTTCGTCAACGTTATCAATGGTGAAGCGTCATTGAATCAAGCCTTGATTCGGGATAAACACGTGGAAAATCTGTACGTTTTGCCTGCATCACAAACCCGCGATAAGGATGCCTTGACCGCCGAGGGCGTGGGCAAAGTAATGGATGAATTGCACACGCTTGGTTTCGACTTCATTGTCTGCGATTCCCCCGCCGGGATTGAGCGCGGTGCGCACATGGCGATGTATTACGCTGACGATGCGGTGGTGGTCACTAACCCGGAAGTTTCTTCCGTGCGCGATTCCGACCGCATTTTAGGCTTGTTACAGAGCAAAACCCACCGGGCAGAACGCGGCGAGAGCGTGCGCGAACATTTGCTAATCACTCGCTACTCCCCCACACGCGTACAAGCAGGTGAAATGTTGGGCATGGAAGATATTCTTGAAATTCTCGCCGTGCCATTGATAGGGGTGATCCCCGAATCAGCCAGCGTTTTGCAAGCGTCTAACAGCGGCAACCCAGTTATTCTCGATAAAACCAGTGATGCCGGTCAAGCATACGAGGATTTTGTGCGCCGCTTTTTGGGTGAAATGGTTCCGCACCGCTTCTTGGAAGTGGAGAAAAAGGGTTTCTTTAAAAAGCTGTTTGGGTGA
- the minC gene encoding septum site-determining protein MinC has product MAEEPVEIKGEMTLLSVLRLASVDLDIIQNGVKSKQNSLPQLFDNSPLLVDCSQLGASCVELDFAALRKLLLALGFIPVGIRNIAEECRELAVHAGWAVLRSGRATGAPSRSERPVDAVTEEVLTEDAPCHPLTSVKVVNRPLRSGQQVYFPEGNLVILQHTSAGSEILAGGSVHVYGSLRGRVLAGIGGDTSARIFCQKLEAELVSIAGHYRLLDDIETNLKGSPAMVWLDGEKLKITPMF; this is encoded by the coding sequence GTGGCGGAAGAACCAGTTGAAATAAAGGGCGAAATGACCTTGCTGAGTGTATTGCGGCTGGCATCCGTCGATTTGGATATTATTCAGAATGGCGTGAAAAGTAAGCAAAATAGTTTGCCGCAATTGTTTGATAATAGCCCGCTGTTGGTGGATTGCAGTCAATTGGGCGCAAGTTGCGTTGAGTTGGATTTTGCGGCATTGCGTAAGCTATTGCTGGCATTAGGCTTTATTCCAGTAGGGATACGTAACATTGCTGAAGAATGCCGCGAATTAGCGGTTCACGCAGGATGGGCGGTTTTGCGTTCCGGGCGAGCGACAGGCGCACCGAGTCGTAGTGAACGCCCGGTTGATGCTGTAACGGAAGAGGTTTTGACGGAGGATGCGCCTTGCCACCCGCTAACGAGCGTGAAAGTGGTTAATCGTCCGTTGCGTTCCGGTCAGCAAGTGTATTTTCCTGAAGGTAATCTGGTCATTTTACAGCACACCAGTGCCGGTTCGGAAATTCTGGCCGGTGGCTCGGTACACGTTTACGGCTCGCTGCGTGGGCGTGTGTTAGCCGGTATTGGCGGTGATACCAGTGCGCGGATTTTCTGCCAGAAGCTAGAGGCAGAACTGGTGTCGATTGCCGGGCATTACCGTTTGTTGGATGACATTGAAACCAATTTGAAAGGTTCCCCCGCCATGGTTTGGCTGGATGGCGAAAAATTGAAAATCACGCCAATGTTCTGA
- the mfd gene encoding transcription-repair coupling factor, translating to MPVLLKPQFPANPNGHIRWGQLYGASLDWLIAQSAQGFDGLLLLAVPDVHSAYQMDAALHFFAPDIPRLILPDWETLPYDVFSPHEDIISERLKTLATLQNLKRGILIVPATTLLHRLAPTSYVHGHTFMVRKGSPLNIDKLRKQLEEAGYRNVSQVMAHGEYATRGSLLDLFPMGSHTPYRIDLFDEEVDSIRTFNPETQRTDVVVDSIELLPAREFPLDEAGIRTFRQNYRAQVEGDLTRSRIYEGVTQGKPPAGIEYYLPLFFEHTATLFDYLPKKTLLVLAEGVDAAVKTFWETVEYRYEQRRHDIERPLLAPEKLFLTAAMLGSWLEDYPRVDVQRGRGVLHTPSSSSTEDEGEKERERGRMQYAPTVDYGVAALPSLLIHARQEQPLFLLFNFLKDLKGRVLFTAESAGRREAFLTLLKDNGIAVKTLETWQDFFNSKAEMAVTVAPLENGFWLPDAKIAVIPENLLHGVQIQQQRRRRKATRDADAIIRNLTDLNAGAPVVHEEHGVGRYLGLETVTAGGVTAEYLLIEYANHDKLYVPVAALHLVSRYTGADPEHAPLHRLGNEQWDKARQKAAEKARDVAAELLDIHARRAAQQGHSFPFDDNDYRLFAGAFPFEETPDQALAIENVIKDMRSAQPMDRVVCGDVGFGKTEVAMRAAFVAANAGKQVAMIAPTTLLAQQHLNNFRDRFADWPFNIESLSRFKTGKETSKALEALASGKIDIVIGTHKLLQDDVHFKQLGLVIIDEEHRFGVRDKEQMKKLRANVDMLTMTATPIPRTLNMSLSGLRDLSIIATPPTQRHAIKTFVCEWNKTIIQEACARELSRGGQVYVLHNEVKTIDKVEQELSAMLPGVTVRHAHGQMRAHDLESIMSDFYHQRFQILIATTIIESGIDVPTANTILINRADKLGLAQLHQLRGRVGRSHHRAYAYLIAPPKSALTPDAVKRLEAIESLEELGVGFTLATHDLEIRGAGELLGEGQSGQIQEIGFNLYNDLLERAVKALKSGKVPELSATSRRTTVELGAPALIPDDYLPDVHARLILYKRIASAESQAALDELRVEMIDRFGLLPEPTKTLFSVTRVKLLAQELGIRKLDMHVKGGRIIFDDKPNIDPMKVITLIQKRPWVFKLDGQDKLRFEIELPTVEEREEWVVKLMGEIRG from the coding sequence ATGCCTGTACTGCTCAAGCCCCAATTCCCCGCCAACCCCAATGGTCACATCCGCTGGGGGCAACTGTATGGTGCATCCCTCGACTGGCTGATTGCCCAATCCGCCCAAGGGTTTGATGGCTTGTTGCTGCTGGCGGTGCCGGATGTGCATAGCGCCTACCAAATGGATGCCGCGCTGCACTTTTTTGCGCCGGACATTCCGCGTCTCATCTTACCGGATTGGGAAACGTTGCCCTACGACGTGTTTTCACCGCACGAAGACATTATTTCCGAACGCCTAAAAACGCTGGCAACGCTGCAAAACCTGAAGCGCGGCATTCTGATTGTGCCAGCCACTACTTTGCTGCATCGGCTTGCACCGACCAGTTATGTGCACGGGCATACTTTTATGGTGCGCAAAGGTTCACCGCTCAATATCGACAAATTGCGCAAGCAACTCGAAGAAGCAGGCTATCGCAACGTCAGCCAAGTCATGGCGCACGGCGAATACGCAACACGTGGCTCATTGCTGGATTTGTTTCCGATGGGCAGTCATACGCCGTATCGCATTGATTTATTTGATGAAGAAGTGGATTCGATCCGCACTTTCAATCCAGAAACGCAGCGCACGGATGTCGTGGTGGATAGCATTGAATTGTTGCCCGCGCGGGAATTTCCGCTGGATGAAGCGGGCATCCGCACCTTCCGCCAAAATTATCGGGCGCAGGTTGAGGGGGATTTAACCCGCAGCCGCATTTACGAAGGGGTGACTCAGGGCAAGCCGCCAGCGGGGATTGAATATTACTTGCCGCTGTTTTTTGAGCATACGGCGACGTTGTTTGATTATTTGCCGAAGAAGACCTTGTTGGTACTCGCTGAGGGTGTGGATGCGGCGGTTAAGACGTTCTGGGAGACGGTAGAGTATCGCTATGAGCAGCGGCGGCATGATATTGAACGACCGTTGCTTGCGCCGGAGAAATTGTTCCTGACGGCGGCGATGTTGGGGAGTTGGTTGGAGGATTACCCACGGGTTGATGTACAACGCGGTAGGGGCGTATTGCATACGCCCTCTTCCTCTTCAACAGAAGACGAGGGAGAAAAAGAAAGAGAAAGAGGGCGTATGCAATACGCCCCTACGGTGGATTATGGGGTCGCCGCCCTGCCCTCGCTGCTCATCCACGCCCGCCAAGAACAGCCCCTATTCCTGCTGTTCAACTTCCTCAAAGACCTGAAAGGGCGCGTGCTATTCACCGCCGAATCCGCCGGACGGCGTGAAGCCTTCCTCACCCTGCTGAAAGACAACGGTATTGCGGTTAAAACGCTGGAAACTTGGCAGGATTTCTTCAACAGCAAAGCGGAAATGGCGGTCACGGTCGCGCCGCTGGAAAACGGTTTCTGGCTGCCCGATGCGAAGATTGCGGTCATTCCCGAAAACCTGCTGCACGGGGTGCAAATCCAGCAGCAACGCCGTCGCCGCAAAGCTACCCGCGATGCCGATGCCATCATCCGCAACCTCACCGACCTCAACGCAGGCGCACCCGTGGTACACGAGGAACACGGGGTCGGACGTTATCTGGGGCTGGAAACGGTCACGGCGGGCGGGGTGACGGCGGAATATTTGCTGATCGAATACGCCAACCACGACAAGCTGTACGTCCCCGTTGCTGCGCTGCATCTGGTCAGCCGTTATACCGGGGCTGACCCGGAACACGCGCCCTTGCACCGTCTCGGCAATGAGCAGTGGGACAAAGCACGGCAAAAAGCAGCGGAAAAAGCCCGCGATGTGGCGGCGGAATTGCTCGACATCCACGCCCGCCGTGCCGCGCAACAGGGGCATAGCTTCCCGTTTGACGACAACGATTATCGCTTGTTTGCGGGCGCGTTCCCGTTTGAGGAAACGCCGGATCAGGCACTGGCGATTGAAAACGTGATCAAGGACATGCGTTCCGCGCAGCCGATGGATCGGGTGGTGTGCGGCGACGTGGGTTTCGGCAAGACCGAAGTGGCGATGCGGGCGGCGTTCGTGGCGGCGAATGCGGGCAAGCAAGTGGCAATGATTGCGCCGACCACCTTACTGGCGCAGCAGCATTTGAACAATTTCCGTGACCGTTTTGCCGACTGGCCGTTCAATATCGAATCGCTGTCACGCTTCAAGACCGGCAAGGAAACCAGCAAGGCACTGGAGGCACTCGCCTCCGGCAAGATCGACATCGTGATCGGTACGCACAAGCTGTTGCAGGACGATGTGCATTTCAAGCAACTGGGGCTGGTGATTATCGACGAAGAACACCGCTTCGGGGTGCGCGACAAGGAGCAGATGAAAAAGCTGCGTGCCAATGTCGATATGTTGACCATGACCGCCACGCCGATTCCGCGCACGCTGAATATGTCGCTGTCGGGCTTGCGCGATTTGTCGATCATTGCCACCCCGCCGACGCAACGCCACGCGATCAAAACCTTTGTGTGCGAGTGGAACAAGACCATCATTCAGGAAGCGTGTGCGCGGGAATTGTCACGCGGCGGGCAGGTGTACGTGCTGCACAATGAGGTCAAAACCATCGACAAGGTGGAGCAGGAACTGAGCGCGATGTTGCCCGGTGTGACGGTGCGCCATGCCCACGGGCAGATGCGGGCGCACGATCTGGAAAGCATCATGAGCGACTTTTACCACCAGCGTTTCCAGATTCTGATTGCCACCACCATCATTGAAAGCGGCATCGACGTGCCGACCGCCAACACGATTTTGATCAACCGTGCTGACAAGCTGGGGCTGGCGCAGTTGCACCAGTTGCGCGGGCGGGTCGGGCGTTCGCACCACCGCGCTTATGCCTATCTGATTGCGCCGCCGAAATCCGCGCTTACGCCGGATGCGGTCAAGCGGCTGGAAGCGATTGAATCGCTGGAAGAATTGGGGGTTGGTTTCACGCTGGCGACGCACGATCTGGAGATTCGCGGCGCGGGCGAATTGCTCGGCGAAGGGCAAAGCGGGCAGATTCAGGAAATCGGTTTCAACCTCTACAACGACTTGCTGGAACGGGCGGTGAAGGCGTTGAAATCGGGCAAAGTGCCGGAATTGAGCGCCACCAGCCGCCGCACCACGGTGGAATTGGGTGCGCCTGCGTTGATCCCGGACGATTATTTGCCGGATGTCCATGCGCGGCTGATCCTCTACAAACGCATTGCCAGCGCGGAATCGCAGGCGGCACTGGACGAATTGCGGGTGGAAATGATCGACCGCTTCGGGCTGCTGCCAGAACCGACCAAGACGCTGTTCAGCGTCACGCGGGTCAAGCTGCTGGCGCAGGAATTGGGCATCCGCAAGCTGGATATGCACGTCAAGGGTGGGCGGATTATCTTTGACGACAAACCGAATATTGACCCGATGAAGGTGATTACGTTGATCCAGAAACGCCCGTGGGTGTTTAAGCTGGATGGGCAGGATAAGTTAAGGTTTGAGATTGAACTCCCGACGGTGGAGGAGCGGGAGGAGTGGGTGGTTAAGTTGATGGGGGAAATTAGGGGGTGA
- a CDS encoding aminotransferase class I/II-fold pyridoxal phosphate-dependent enzyme, which produces MSTYYIKASNAVEILVSLEEQIRLGVLKPGESLPAIRELAQQIGVSPNTVATAYAKLRDAGLVVSDGRRGTTVALPPSHGDMLTELPAGLIDLASGNVDGNLLPPLNAALLAKQGSLTGYDASGDASCLLDVARRWLTKEQLPSAEMGVFSGTLEAIAIALRLRVTPGARVWVEDPCWPPLLALLASLRIKPVPLPMDAHGCLVPEPDKQVMAMILTLRAHNPTGATLSEERLNAMAALMQQQPHTLFILDGYWGPIADQPLPKLNLPANWLYILSVSKFLGPDLRVAVVSGSAAIVADMRRQQSLGPRWVSLLLQKLAAHLWLESEQNKVLSYAQQSYAVRRAALVHGLADLGLAIPITGEGLHVWLPVADEASTLQALAAKGWGVQAGHPFRLQSPPAIRISLGNLTVDEAGVLARDIVSSLHRPKRSWI; this is translated from the coding sequence ATGAGTACATATTACATCAAGGCATCCAACGCTGTCGAGATTCTTGTCAGTTTGGAAGAACAAATTCGTTTAGGGGTGCTAAAGCCCGGTGAATCGCTGCCTGCCATCCGTGAGCTTGCGCAGCAGATTGGTGTTAGCCCTAATACAGTCGCTACGGCGTATGCCAAGTTACGGGATGCGGGTTTGGTTGTTTCTGACGGGCGACGGGGTACGACGGTAGCTTTACCACCGAGCCACGGCGATATGCTGACGGAACTACCCGCAGGGTTGATTGATTTAGCCAGTGGTAATGTCGATGGTAATCTTCTGCCACCACTCAATGCCGCGTTGTTGGCAAAGCAAGGATCACTGACAGGTTATGATGCCAGCGGCGATGCTTCCTGTTTGCTGGATGTTGCTCGTCGTTGGTTGACAAAAGAACAGCTTCCATCTGCGGAGATGGGGGTATTTTCTGGAACATTGGAAGCTATTGCCATTGCACTACGATTGCGCGTAACACCAGGGGCGCGTGTATGGGTGGAAGACCCATGCTGGCCACCATTGTTAGCATTATTGGCAAGTTTGCGTATCAAGCCTGTACCGTTGCCAATGGATGCACACGGCTGTCTTGTACCTGAACCTGACAAGCAGGTGATGGCAATGATTTTGACACTTCGCGCCCATAATCCGACAGGGGCAACCTTGAGTGAGGAGCGGTTGAATGCAATGGCAGCCCTGATGCAACAACAACCCCATACTTTATTTATTTTGGATGGCTATTGGGGGCCGATTGCAGATCAGCCTTTACCAAAGCTGAATTTGCCAGCCAACTGGCTTTATATTCTCTCTGTGAGCAAATTTTTAGGGCCTGATTTGCGGGTTGCTGTCGTGAGTGGTTCGGCGGCTATTGTAGCGGATATGAGGCGGCAACAATCGTTGGGGCCACGGTGGGTTAGCTTGCTGTTACAAAAGTTGGCGGCTCATTTGTGGTTGGAAAGCGAGCAAAATAAAGTCCTAAGTTATGCCCAACAAAGCTATGCTGTGCGTCGTGCGGCACTGGTTCATGGCTTGGCTGATTTGGGGTTAGCTATTCCCATTACAGGGGAAGGATTGCATGTCTGGCTACCTGTAGCCGATGAAGCCTCGACGTTGCAGGCATTAGCCGCGAAGGGCTGGGGAGTGCAGGCCGGTCATCCCTTTCGGCTTCAATCGCCGCCTGCTATCCGTATTAGTCTTGGTAATTTGACGGTGGACGAGGCTGGTGTGCTGGCTAGGGATATTGTCTCCAGTTTGCATCGCCCCAAACGTTCATGGATATAA
- a CDS encoding glutamine amidotransferase encodes MKTLIALRHVPFEDLGVLEPLLIRKGYKIYYYDMGVHELWTLDPDNIDLLVVLGAPIGAYDEKAYPFLQQELELIQHRLVAQKPILGICLGAQLMARALGATVASMGHKEIGFAPLQLTEAGKASVLAELTPDVHVLHWHGDQFDMPAGTESLATTNLCPHQAFALGDYALGLQFHLEVDTKRLEQWLIGHALELSLAGIDPNTIRTQSNQFKVTLQHAAETVFGRWLDRLELL; translated from the coding sequence ATGAAAACCCTTATTGCATTACGTCACGTACCTTTTGAAGATTTGGGTGTACTTGAGCCTCTATTGATTCGCAAAGGTTACAAAATCTACTACTACGACATGGGTGTGCATGAACTATGGACACTTGATCCCGATAACATTGATTTGCTGGTGGTGCTGGGTGCGCCCATTGGTGCTTATGATGAAAAGGCATACCCCTTTTTGCAGCAGGAGTTGGAACTCATCCAACACCGCCTAGTTGCACAGAAACCGATACTCGGTATTTGTCTAGGGGCGCAACTGATGGCACGGGCATTAGGAGCTACAGTGGCTAGTATGGGTCACAAAGAAATCGGCTTTGCTCCTTTGCAACTAACCGAAGCGGGCAAAGCGTCAGTCCTTGCTGAACTCACACCCGATGTACACGTTTTGCATTGGCATGGTGATCAATTTGATATGCCAGCAGGTACTGAAAGTTTGGCAACCACTAACCTTTGTCCCCATCAAGCATTTGCTTTGGGCGATTATGCACTTGGCTTACAATTCCACCTTGAGGTTGATACCAAACGCCTCGAACAATGGCTGATAGGCCATGCACTTGAATTAAGCCTTGCTGGTATTGATCCCAACACTATCCGTACACAATCCAATCAGTTTAAAGTCACATTACAACACGCCGCTGAAACTGTGTTTGGGCGTTGGCTGGATAGATTGGAGTTGTTGTGA
- a CDS encoding MOSC domain-containing protein produces the protein MKQNALGIVESVLTGKAKPYTRPGTYSAIDKQAVYSTVSVNANGLEGDEQGDLRVHGGADKAVHFYALEHYPKWIEELGMLPALIKAGAFGENIRTKGITESTICLGDQLCVGSVLMEVSQARQPCWKLNDRFGVPDMARRLQSSLRTGWYCRVLQAGILKASDTIDLVNRPYPEWTLARLMEFFYKNPLHYPSLEQMLHLPLVKSWKRTIENRLQCGEIENWDSRIDGPKQ, from the coding sequence GTGAAACAAAACGCATTGGGTATTGTTGAGTCAGTGCTAACGGGAAAAGCAAAACCTTACACACGACCGGGTACTTACAGTGCGATTGATAAGCAAGCTGTTTATTCAACCGTTTCAGTAAATGCTAATGGACTTGAAGGTGATGAACAAGGTGACTTGCGAGTACATGGAGGTGCAGATAAGGCCGTACACTTTTACGCACTTGAACATTACCCTAAGTGGATTGAAGAATTAGGTATGCTTCCTGCACTCATTAAGGCGGGTGCTTTCGGTGAAAACATTAGGACAAAGGGCATAACTGAATCCACTATTTGTTTAGGTGATCAGCTTTGTGTAGGCAGTGTATTAATGGAAGTTTCGCAAGCACGCCAACCTTGCTGGAAGCTCAATGACAGATTCGGCGTACCTGATATGGCACGACGACTACAGTCGAGTTTACGCACGGGTTGGTATTGCCGCGTGTTACAGGCAGGGATACTCAAAGCAAGTGATACTATTGATCTGGTAAATCGTCCCTATCCAGAGTGGACATTAGCCCGTTTGATGGAGTTTTTCTACAAGAATCCGTTGCATTACCCCTCTCTTGAACAAATGCTACATTTGCCATTAGTAAAGTCTTGGAAGCGGACAATAGAAAACCGTTTGCAATGTGGTGAAATTGAAAATTGGGACTCCCGTATAGATGGCCCAAAACAATAA